One Pseudomonas fluorescens genomic region harbors:
- a CDS encoding acyl-CoA dehydrogenase family protein — translation MYQPSEKASQIIEAIGGFIRDEIRPLEQSAGLSWAEPHPREVLQQVWQRSCEQGFYNVMLPEAIGGAGLNVSDLCAVKEATVLSGSMLAPHILGELSGPPRIGHLFKVASPEQVETFLQPVCRAEKAVCFALTESEAGSDATAITTSARRDGDDYVLSGSKRFISGAPYADIAVLLAVTGTGGGAQGISAFFVDLKAPGVRIESDYAVMSGGGAHGDIFLDDVRVPVANRIGEEGQGFKLAMGRIMLNRLLHCPTLLGMAGLALNLSIDYARTRKQFGQPIAMFQSISHMIADMATELHAARSMVYATAAVSDAGGDIRTQAPMCKLFVSETAFRIADRAVQIHGGAGLLRGHPVEWIFRATRMMRILTGTSEIQRNTIAKGVLMPS, via the coding sequence ATGTATCAGCCAAGTGAAAAGGCCAGCCAAATCATCGAGGCCATCGGCGGTTTTATCCGCGATGAGATCCGGCCGCTGGAACAAAGCGCCGGCCTGAGTTGGGCGGAGCCGCACCCCCGCGAAGTGCTTCAGCAAGTGTGGCAGCGCTCCTGCGAGCAGGGGTTTTACAACGTCATGCTGCCCGAGGCGATCGGTGGCGCGGGGCTGAACGTTTCAGACCTGTGCGCGGTAAAGGAAGCCACGGTACTGAGCGGTTCCATGCTAGCACCGCACATCCTCGGCGAACTGTCCGGACCGCCGCGCATCGGGCATCTGTTCAAGGTCGCGAGCCCGGAACAAGTCGAGACTTTCTTGCAGCCGGTGTGCCGTGCCGAAAAAGCCGTGTGCTTCGCGCTGACAGAAAGCGAGGCAGGCTCCGATGCGACGGCGATCACCACCAGTGCGCGACGCGACGGCGATGATTATGTGCTGAGCGGCAGCAAGCGTTTCATCTCTGGCGCGCCTTATGCGGATATTGCCGTGCTGCTTGCGGTTACCGGCACTGGCGGCGGAGCCCAAGGCATTTCGGCCTTCTTCGTCGATCTGAAGGCGCCCGGCGTGCGGATCGAGAGCGACTATGCGGTGATGTCCGGCGGTGGCGCGCATGGCGATATCTTCCTCGACGACGTTCGGGTGCCTGTCGCCAACCGCATTGGCGAAGAGGGCCAAGGATTCAAACTGGCGATGGGGCGGATCATGCTCAACCGTTTGCTGCATTGCCCGACGTTGCTAGGCATGGCAGGCTTGGCGTTGAACCTGTCGATTGATTACGCGCGCACACGCAAGCAGTTCGGCCAGCCCATCGCGATGTTCCAGTCGATCAGCCACATGATTGCCGATATGGCCACCGAGCTGCATGCCGCACGCAGCATGGTTTACGCCACCGCAGCGGTGAGCGACGCCGGCGGCGATATTCGCACCCAGGCGCCGATGTGCAAGCTGTTCGTCTCCGAAACCGCTTTCCGTATTGCTGACCGCGCGGTGCAAATTCACGGCGGCGCGGGGTTGCTGCGCGGCCATCCGGTGGAGTGGATTTTCCGCGCGACCCGAATGATGCGCATCTTGACGGGTACCAGCGAAATCCAGCGCAACACCATTGCCAAGGGTGTCCTGATGCCGAGCTAG
- a CDS encoding AMP-binding protein, producing the protein MNLGKIISRSARYWPERMAVIDRHTRLNFAQLEQRTNQLASALLGQGISTGEHVAILAENRVELVEAEVAFYKAGLVKVPVNARLSLEEVIQIINDSCSVGLIATPMFAEALIARRAEVPGLRLVVTLGEKGGDIAYSALLDQGTEAPVNCDLPDDALAVLHYTSGSSGVLKAAMLSVGNRKALIRKSIASPTRRAAPDDVMAHVGPITHASGMQLMPLLAVGACNLLLERYDDQLLLESIQRERVTRLFLVPAMINRLVNFPGVDRYDLSSLRLVMYGAAPMAPSLVKRAIEVFGPILAQGYGAGETCSLVTVLTEQDHLCEEGDYRRLASCGRCYFETDLRVVNEDFEDVKPGEIGEIVVKGPDIMQGYWRAPELTAEVMREGYYLSGDLATVDEQGYVFIVDRKKEMIISGGFNIYPTEVEQVLYTLPEVFEAAVIGVPDEQWGEAVRAVVVLKPGTALSEAEVIDHCARTLAGFKKPRAVDFVSELPKNPNGKVVRRLIRDAYWQNSDRRI; encoded by the coding sequence GTGAACCTCGGAAAAATAATCAGTCGAAGTGCCAGATACTGGCCAGAGCGGATGGCCGTCATCGATCGTCACACCAGGCTGAACTTTGCCCAGCTTGAGCAGCGGACAAATCAGCTCGCTTCAGCGTTACTGGGCCAAGGCATCAGCACGGGCGAACACGTCGCCATCCTTGCGGAAAACCGCGTAGAACTGGTGGAGGCGGAAGTCGCCTTCTACAAGGCCGGCCTGGTGAAAGTGCCGGTCAATGCGCGGCTGTCGCTCGAAGAAGTCATTCAGATCATCAACGACTCTTGCAGCGTCGGACTGATCGCCACACCCATGTTTGCCGAGGCGTTGATCGCACGCCGGGCTGAAGTCCCAGGGTTGCGGCTGGTGGTGACACTGGGCGAGAAGGGCGGTGATATCGCCTATTCGGCATTGCTGGATCAAGGCACTGAGGCGCCGGTCAATTGTGACCTGCCGGACGATGCACTGGCGGTCTTGCACTACACCTCGGGCAGTTCCGGTGTGCTGAAAGCCGCCATGCTCAGCGTCGGCAATCGCAAGGCGCTAATCCGCAAAAGCATCGCCAGCCCCACCCGGCGAGCCGCGCCGGACGATGTGATGGCCCACGTCGGGCCGATCACCCATGCCAGCGGCATGCAATTGATGCCCTTGCTGGCGGTGGGCGCGTGCAACCTGCTGTTGGAACGCTACGACGATCAATTGCTGCTCGAAAGCATTCAGCGTGAACGCGTCACGCGCTTGTTTCTGGTGCCGGCAATGATCAACCGGCTGGTGAATTTCCCCGGCGTCGATCGCTATGACCTGAGCAGCCTGCGTCTGGTCATGTACGGCGCAGCGCCGATGGCGCCCTCGCTGGTCAAACGCGCCATCGAAGTGTTCGGGCCGATCCTTGCCCAAGGCTACGGTGCCGGCGAAACCTGCTCGCTGGTCACGGTACTCACCGAGCAAGACCATCTTTGCGAAGAGGGCGACTATCGGCGCCTGGCTTCCTGCGGACGCTGCTATTTCGAGACTGACCTGCGAGTGGTCAACGAAGACTTCGAGGATGTTAAGCCTGGCGAAATCGGCGAAATCGTGGTCAAGGGCCCCGACATCATGCAGGGCTATTGGCGCGCGCCGGAACTCACTGCCGAGGTGATGCGCGAGGGGTATTACCTCAGCGGCGATCTGGCGACAGTCGATGAACAGGGCTACGTGTTCATCGTCGATCGCAAAAAGGAAATGATCATCTCCGGCGGCTTCAACATCTATCCCACGGAAGTCGAGCAGGTGCTTTACACCTTGCCTGAGGTTTTTGAGGCGGCGGTCATTGGTGTGCCGGATGAGCAGTGGGGCGAGGCGGTGCGAGCTGTCGTTGTACTCAAGCCGGGCACTGCACTGAGTGAAGCCGAGGTCATCGATCACTGCGCACGCACCCTGGCCGGCTTCAAGAAACCCCGCGCCGTGGATTTCGTCAGCGAACTACCGAAGAACCCCAACGGCAAAGTCGTTCGCCGTCTTATTCGCGATGCCTACTGGCAAAACAGCGACCGCCGCATCTGA
- a CDS encoding DUF1302 domain-containing protein, producing MNTHVCDRLRSSLVLLSCSLLAAPVGAVEFALGDIDGQLDSALALGVGVSTANPAKLQLGAANGNDGRRNYRSGDVFSTIFKGTHDLELKRDNIGMFLRGTYWYDTAQRDHSQRFKDIDDNDRQASAKTAGFQLLDAFVYYFYDINGEPGSARVGKQVVNWGESIFIQGGLNVVNPFNQAALRRPGSEVKDALVPVNLLYMTQNINEAVSFDAFYQLDWEQTQLDNCGTFFSGNDFTPEGCTGLDVGGRLVNAAAANRGLGPFGVVMGEEGVRIPRSADQDARNSGQWGLSLRWYVTQLDAEFGAYAANYHSRSPYLGTVSSRYYSNTGFAPQLCSNLGVPSAGCGAFLASTSGQTLAGALRMGTSQYLSQYPEDIRLYGLTFSTTLRTGTAVQGELSYRPNMPVQLNGTDVLQSLLNANGRSPLSEPGLRPTTDSTLFNGYRRKEVTQAQVSAMHSFGQVMGANQLLLVGEAGATYVGGLEGKNGPRYGRSGAYGNGALVDNSICRAISSSPQYCTDEGFVTPFSWGYRMRATLSYSGVMPGLDLRPNLSWAHDVKGYSPGDGSAFNEGSRSVSLGLDATFMSKYSLSLSYTDYIDGTYGTRGDRDFASIAIGATF from the coding sequence GTGAATACACATGTTTGCGACCGGCTACGGTCATCGCTGGTTTTACTGTCGTGCAGCCTGCTCGCCGCCCCGGTGGGCGCAGTCGAATTTGCATTGGGCGACATAGATGGGCAGCTCGATTCGGCGCTGGCACTCGGTGTCGGGGTCAGCACTGCCAATCCGGCCAAGCTGCAACTGGGGGCCGCGAACGGCAATGACGGCCGCCGCAATTATCGATCCGGAGACGTGTTCTCGACGATTTTCAAAGGCACCCATGACCTGGAGCTCAAGCGCGACAACATCGGCATGTTCCTGCGCGGGACCTACTGGTACGACACCGCGCAACGTGATCACAGCCAACGCTTCAAGGACATCGACGACAACGATCGCCAGGCGTCGGCAAAAACCGCAGGCTTCCAGCTGCTCGATGCCTTCGTCTATTACTTCTACGACATCAACGGCGAGCCGGGCTCGGCGCGTGTCGGCAAGCAAGTGGTGAACTGGGGAGAAAGCATTTTCATCCAGGGCGGTTTGAACGTTGTAAATCCTTTCAACCAAGCGGCACTGCGCCGGCCGGGTTCGGAGGTGAAGGACGCACTGGTGCCGGTGAACTTGCTCTACATGACGCAGAACATCAATGAAGCCGTGTCCTTTGACGCCTTCTACCAGTTGGACTGGGAACAGACCCAGCTGGACAACTGCGGCACCTTCTTTTCGGGAAACGACTTCACACCCGAGGGCTGCACCGGCCTCGATGTCGGCGGACGCCTGGTCAACGCCGCCGCTGCGAATCGAGGGTTGGGCCCGTTCGGCGTGGTCATGGGCGAGGAAGGCGTGCGCATTCCCCGCAGCGCAGATCAGGACGCACGCAACAGCGGCCAATGGGGCCTGTCGTTACGCTGGTACGTCACACAACTGGATGCTGAATTCGGCGCCTATGCCGCCAATTACCACAGCCGTTCGCCGTATCTGGGAACCGTCAGCAGCCGGTATTACAGCAACACCGGTTTTGCTCCGCAATTGTGCAGCAATCTTGGTGTGCCGTCGGCAGGTTGCGGGGCTTTCCTGGCCTCCACCTCCGGCCAGACACTCGCCGGCGCGCTGCGCATGGGAACGTCTCAATACCTTTCCCAATACCCCGAAGACATCCGTTTATATGGTTTGACGTTCTCGACCACCCTGCGCACCGGTACGGCGGTGCAAGGCGAACTCAGCTACCGCCCGAATATGCCCGTGCAACTCAATGGCACGGATGTGCTGCAGTCGCTGCTCAATGCCAACGGGCGCAGTCCACTGTCCGAACCCGGCCTGAGGCCAACCACCGATTCAACTCTTTTCAACGGCTATCGGCGCAAGGAGGTCACCCAGGCGCAGGTCTCGGCAATGCATTCTTTCGGCCAGGTCATGGGGGCGAATCAATTGCTGCTCGTCGGTGAAGCCGGCGCCACTTACGTCGGTGGGCTGGAGGGCAAAAATGGGCCTCGCTATGGTCGATCCGGCGCTTATGGCAACGGCGCGCTGGTTGACAACAGCATCTGTCGAGCCATTTCCAGCAGCCCGCAATACTGCACTGACGAAGGCTTCGTCACGCCGTTCTCGTGGGGTTACCGGATGCGCGCGACCTTGAGTTATTCAGGGGTGATGCCGGGGCTGGACCTGCGGCCCAACCTGTCCTGGGCGCATGACGTCAAAGGTTATTCGCCGGGCGATGGCTCGGCGTTCAATGAAGGCTCGCGCTCCGTCAGCCTGGGCCTGGACGCGACGTTCATGAGCAAGTATTCGCTGAGCCTGTCTTACACCGATTACATCGATGGCACTTACGGCACGCGCGGTGACCGCGACTTTGCCTCCATCGCTATTGGTGCCACTTTCTAA
- a CDS encoding serine hydrolase domain-containing protein, with protein sequence MRKCPARFASDKPKAPFVLGAALLLSSAICPAFAASGSADTGVMRGFPPAPEFRVNKTNAFQPPFLRWSIRHAREVSATRNIARAAQPLALIEAAPRDLDPVTFKAGEEDLTLARYLQDTATDGFIVLRRGQVVFERYLEGFEPGQPHIWASMTKSVTGLLAAQFIAEGKLDPQAKLASYVPELSGTPFGEATVQANLDMQVAVAYPEAVPPDLGLFAATGLIPRSAKMPGDIYAFLKVAQIAPGEGKFFYQNGSPEAMAWALRRISGMNWAQLVQQRIWSRFAEDDGYVQIDELGTEMASGGISTNLRDTARFAELVRRELAREPAMDSFNQAVRSTFQPGDPAVFAQGNLAPGRPGYAYRNYWFQRNDGEGSVEASGRFGQKIYINPKREIVIVKLSSTADQARRATSAAGEAKVAARLIDSPVTFNNMVSAILAELKD encoded by the coding sequence ATGCGCAAGTGCCCTGCCCGGTTCGCCTCTGACAAGCCCAAAGCCCCATTTGTACTGGGTGCCGCGTTGCTGCTTTCCAGCGCCATCTGCCCGGCCTTCGCTGCGAGCGGCTCAGCCGATACTGGTGTCATGCGCGGTTTTCCACCCGCACCGGAGTTTCGTGTGAACAAAACCAACGCCTTTCAACCGCCTTTCCTGCGCTGGTCAATCCGACACGCCCGGGAAGTGTCCGCAACGCGCAACATTGCCCGTGCTGCACAACCGCTGGCACTCATCGAGGCCGCGCCGCGCGATCTCGACCCGGTGACCTTCAAGGCCGGCGAAGAGGACCTGACCCTCGCCCGCTACCTGCAAGATACCGCGACCGATGGTTTCATCGTCCTGCGACGCGGCCAAGTGGTGTTTGAACGCTATCTGGAAGGCTTTGAACCCGGCCAACCGCACATCTGGGCCTCGATGACCAAATCCGTCACCGGCCTGCTGGCAGCGCAATTCATTGCAGAAGGCAAGCTCGACCCGCAAGCGAAACTGGCCAGTTATGTCCCTGAACTGAGCGGCACACCGTTTGGTGAAGCCACGGTGCAGGCCAATCTGGATATGCAGGTGGCTGTGGCCTACCCCGAAGCAGTGCCGCCGGACCTCGGTTTGTTCGCCGCGACCGGGCTCATCCCGCGCAGCGCAAAAATGCCCGGCGATATCTACGCTTTTTTAAAGGTCGCGCAAATCGCTCCCGGGGAAGGCAAGTTTTTTTATCAGAATGGCTCACCCGAGGCGATGGCCTGGGCGCTGCGGCGTATCTCCGGAATGAATTGGGCGCAGCTGGTGCAGCAGCGGATCTGGTCGCGCTTCGCTGAGGACGATGGCTATGTTCAGATCGATGAACTGGGCACGGAGATGGCCAGCGGCGGGATCAGCACGAATCTGCGCGACACCGCGCGCTTCGCCGAACTGGTCCGCCGTGAGCTGGCTCGCGAACCGGCAATGGACAGTTTCAATCAAGCCGTGCGCAGTACTTTCCAGCCGGGCGATCCGGCGGTTTTCGCGCAAGGCAATCTGGCACCTGGCCGGCCGGGTTATGCCTATCGCAATTATTGGTTTCAGCGCAATGACGGGGAAGGATCGGTGGAAGCCAGTGGTCGCTTCGGACAAAAAATTTACATCAACCCGAAGCGTGAAATCGTGATCGTTAAACTGTCCTCCACTGCCGACCAGGCCAGACGCGCCACCAGCGCGGCGGGTGAAGCAAAAGTCGCTGCACGGCTGATCGACTCACCGGTGACATTCAACAACATGGTCAGCGCGATATTGGCTGAGTTGAAGGACTGA
- a CDS encoding sigma-70 family RNA polymerase sigma factor, translated as MRSDETLGTADLGLLYRTHHSWLHGWLIRRIGCRDNAADLAQDTFVRLLKSRQSSPLREPRAYLSSIARGLMIDQYRRRELERAYLESITLLPQHEVPSEESRLLILDALERIDRMLEMLKPRVRQAFLFARLDGLTCAQIAEKLGVSRATVERDLATALQHCYRLRYVEA; from the coding sequence ATGCGTAGTGACGAAACACTAGGTACTGCAGATCTGGGGCTGCTTTATCGCACCCACCACTCGTGGCTACACGGCTGGTTGATCCGACGCATTGGATGTCGCGATAACGCAGCAGATCTGGCGCAGGATACTTTCGTACGTCTACTCAAATCCCGTCAGTCCAGCCCTCTGCGTGAACCGCGCGCCTATTTGAGCAGCATCGCCCGCGGCCTGATGATTGATCAGTACCGTCGTCGCGAACTCGAACGTGCCTACCTGGAAAGCATCACGTTGCTGCCTCAACACGAGGTTCCCTCGGAAGAAAGCCGGCTGCTGATTCTTGATGCGCTCGAGCGCATAGACCGCATGCTCGAAATGCTTAAACCAAGAGTTCGCCAGGCATTCCTGTTTGCCCGACTCGACGGCCTCACCTGCGCGCAAATCGCCGAAAAGCTGGGAGTTTCCCGCGCGACCGTTGAACGCGACCTGGCCACTGCCCTGCAACACTGCTATCGCTTGCGTTATGTCGAAGCGTGA
- a CDS encoding FecR domain-containing protein — MSKREPQALDPAIVEQAIQWMVRLRFNQADEQTQRAFEHWLQQRPEHVLAWQRVESLGDEFAGVPAQLARQTLTGTQHGMRRRESLKLLGILATVGTAAWLGRDYTPVPAMLAQQRSGTGEQRRFQLDDGSLIQLNSDSAVDSDFDAQRRLIILRHGEIIVNVGADQQSPQARPLWVQSRDGMMRAHGSRFLARERDDGTLVAAQEGSVTVFPGSTQTPASRTVQAGGHLLFTASGARTFKDSGLDLWSWGDGVISARNMRLDDFIAELSRYRPGVLRCAAEVADRRVSGTFQLADNDQVLALIAQSLRLHIDYRTRYWVTVTAAT; from the coding sequence ATGTCGAAGCGTGAGCCGCAGGCACTGGATCCGGCCATTGTCGAGCAGGCGATTCAATGGATGGTGCGCCTGCGCTTCAATCAAGCCGATGAACAAACACAGCGCGCTTTTGAGCACTGGCTGCAGCAGCGCCCAGAGCATGTGTTGGCGTGGCAGCGTGTGGAATCACTTGGCGATGAATTCGCCGGCGTGCCAGCGCAACTGGCCCGCCAAACCCTTACTGGCACTCAGCACGGAATGCGGCGGCGGGAAAGCCTGAAGCTGCTGGGCATATTGGCAACGGTTGGCACGGCAGCCTGGCTTGGTCGGGACTACACGCCGGTCCCCGCCATGCTTGCGCAGCAGCGCAGCGGCACCGGCGAGCAGCGACGCTTCCAACTCGATGACGGCAGCCTTATCCAGCTCAATAGCGATAGCGCCGTCGACAGCGATTTCGACGCCCAGCGTCGCCTGATCATCCTGCGACATGGTGAAATCATCGTGAATGTCGGCGCCGATCAACAATCGCCTCAGGCGCGACCGTTGTGGGTGCAATCCCGTGACGGGATGATGCGCGCTCATGGGTCTCGATTTCTGGCACGCGAACGTGACGACGGCACGCTGGTCGCGGCTCAGGAAGGATCAGTCACGGTGTTTCCCGGTTCCACGCAGACTCCTGCGAGCCGCACGGTACAGGCTGGAGGTCATCTGCTGTTCACAGCCAGTGGCGCCCGAACCTTCAAGGACAGCGGCCTCGATCTATGGAGCTGGGGTGACGGCGTGATCAGTGCGCGCAATATGCGCCTTGATGATTTCATCGCGGAATTGTCGCGTTATCGTCCCGGGGTATTGCGCTGCGCCGCCGAGGTTGCTGATCGTCGCGTTTCCGGCACTTTCCAGCTCGCCGACAACGATCAGGTCCTGGCTTTGATCGCGCAATCACTGCGTTTGCACATTGATTACCGGACCCGCTATTGGGTGACCGTGACCGCTGCCACCTGA
- a CDS encoding TonB-dependent siderophore receptor: MSSSPVSQRHPLNRALHGAILGLIVSSYALPSLAQTSSADHSNQVKQWNIAAGPLAPALDRFAREAGISLSFDASSVANRTTAGVSGTLDTSTALSSLLDGSELQIEQQGPNAYHLIPQAKPAGPLELGATDIEDYRLAPLIINAKVRVSADDDANSVVAKELWVGGKVATSILNTPASVSVVTNKEMQQRSVSTTEEALQYTPGVVSDFYGTDDRNDYFQIRGFQATTYRDGLTLSSMRGVREDPFAYERIEILRGANSTLFGPADPGGSVNFVTKQPRFEKFGQGYVTYGSFDHVETGIDVGDALNDEKTLAGRFTAKGQNSDREYDHSQDDNQLFMGGLTWAPTDFTSATMVLDYLKTESSPNSGGYPLDKEYDRSKFYGEPSYNFHDVERTSLSGNVTHDFDNGFVLRSNLRYSKLTDDFGYVYLSDSAARVGTTVDRYQFGTDTEADQFNGNLMLQYDARFENIDSSSLVGVEYLDSTTRESSVYSPTTSIDLANPVFTGVSRSIAPYAVNKRDATTKAVFLQQNLSFYERFIVTGGVRNDSMDLTSKGLQTNEKDTFSETSYRGALTYIVNDEVSTYVSMVESVSPPQVGVTPQTGRQYEVGVKYAPMEMDALFSAAVYDLTQENVTIAVVLPSGIIEQQTVGESRARGLDLEAKAQVTRNLSLIGGYSYMESEVLRGSLYDGSSLKGNEFSTAPKHSASLWSYYDVPSTDVSVGLGARYVGSYYFDAANSGKSDGTTLFDAAFNYKIAKGTDLAVNLSNLLDEQHVVGSGTANFYNPGREITAKLSYNW; the protein is encoded by the coding sequence ATGAGTTCGTCCCCGGTTTCACAGCGCCATCCATTGAATCGTGCCCTGCACGGTGCGATTTTGGGTTTGATCGTCAGCAGCTACGCATTGCCGTCGCTGGCGCAAACCTCGAGCGCTGACCACAGCAATCAAGTCAAGCAGTGGAACATCGCTGCCGGCCCATTGGCGCCGGCACTCGACCGCTTTGCGCGCGAGGCTGGCATCAGTCTTTCGTTCGACGCGTCGAGTGTTGCGAACCGCACCACTGCTGGCGTAAGTGGCACGCTCGATACGTCGACAGCGCTGTCATCGTTGCTGGACGGGAGCGAACTGCAAATCGAACAGCAAGGCCCGAATGCCTACCATCTGATCCCTCAAGCAAAACCCGCCGGCCCGCTGGAGCTCGGCGCAACGGACATCGAGGACTACCGACTCGCCCCGCTCATCATCAATGCCAAGGTCCGGGTCAGTGCCGACGACGACGCCAACTCGGTAGTCGCCAAGGAGCTTTGGGTAGGCGGCAAGGTGGCAACCAGCATTCTCAATACGCCGGCATCGGTGTCTGTAGTCACCAACAAGGAAATGCAACAGCGCAGCGTCAGCACCACGGAAGAAGCGCTGCAATACACGCCGGGCGTGGTCAGTGACTTCTATGGTACGGATGACCGCAACGACTATTTCCAGATCCGCGGCTTCCAGGCCACCACCTACCGTGACGGCTTGACCCTGAGTTCGATGCGCGGCGTGCGCGAAGATCCGTTCGCTTATGAGCGCATCGAAATTCTGCGTGGCGCCAACTCCACCCTGTTTGGCCCCGCGGACCCGGGCGGCTCGGTGAACTTTGTAACCAAACAGCCGCGCTTCGAGAAATTTGGTCAGGGCTATGTGACCTACGGTTCGTTCGACCATGTCGAGACAGGCATCGATGTCGGCGATGCACTGAACGACGAGAAGACCCTGGCTGGCCGCTTCACTGCCAAAGGGCAAAACAGCGACCGCGAGTACGACCACTCGCAGGACGATAACCAGTTGTTCATGGGTGGCCTCACCTGGGCACCGACGGATTTCACCTCAGCCACCATGGTTCTGGACTATCTGAAAACTGAAAGTTCGCCCAACAGTGGTGGTTATCCGCTGGATAAGGAATACGACCGCAGCAAGTTTTATGGCGAGCCAAGCTACAACTTTCACGATGTCGAGCGCACCAGCCTCAGCGGTAACGTCACCCATGACTTCGACAACGGCTTTGTGCTGCGCAGCAATCTGCGTTACAGCAAGTTGACTGATGACTTTGGCTACGTATATCTGAGCGACAGCGCTGCACGGGTCGGTACCACCGTTGACCGCTATCAGTTTGGAACGGACACCGAAGCCGACCAATTTAACGGCAATCTAATGCTGCAATACGATGCCCGCTTCGAGAACATCGACAGCAGCAGCCTGGTGGGCGTTGAGTACCTCGACTCGACCACCAGGGAAAGCTCGGTTTACTCTCCGACGACTTCGATTGACCTTGCAAACCCGGTATTTACTGGTGTTTCACGCTCAATCGCGCCATATGCCGTAAACAAACGAGACGCGACCACCAAAGCCGTATTCCTTCAGCAAAACCTGTCGTTCTACGAGCGTTTCATCGTCACCGGGGGCGTGCGCAACGACTCGATGGATCTGACCAGCAAAGGCTTGCAGACCAATGAGAAAGACACCTTTTCCGAAACCTCGTACCGAGGTGCGTTGACCTATATCGTCAACGATGAGGTGTCTACCTATGTGAGCATGGTGGAATCCGTTTCGCCGCCGCAGGTTGGCGTAACGCCGCAGACTGGCAGGCAGTACGAAGTGGGCGTGAAGTATGCGCCGATGGAAATGGACGCACTGTTCTCCGCAGCCGTTTATGACCTGACCCAGGAAAACGTCACCATCGCCGTAGTGCTGCCGAGCGGCATCATCGAGCAACAGACGGTGGGCGAATCGCGGGCACGTGGCCTCGACCTGGAAGCCAAGGCGCAGGTGACGCGCAACCTCAGCCTGATCGGTGGCTATTCCTATATGGAATCCGAGGTACTGCGCGGTTCTTTGTATGACGGCAGTTCCCTGAAGGGTAATGAGTTCTCTACGGCACCCAAGCATTCCGCTTCGCTCTGGAGTTACTACGACGTGCCAAGCACTGATGTCAGCGTTGGCCTGGGCGCGCGCTACGTCGGCTCTTATTACTTCGACGCAGCCAACTCCGGCAAAAGCGATGGCACCACGCTGTTCGACGCCGCTTTCAACTACAAGATCGCCAAGGGCACCGACCTTGCGGTAAACCTCAGCAATCTGCTGGATGAGCAACACGTGGTCGGTTCCGGCACAGCGAACTTCTACAATCCGGGTCGCGAGATCACCGCCAAACTGAGTTACAACTGGTAA
- a CDS encoding SDR family oxidoreductase has translation MSNIENKVVLITGASSGIGEAAARLIAGKGAHVVLGARRTERLEKLVGEIEANGGSASARALDVTDLQSMEAFVAFAKAQYGKVDVIINNAWVMPLSPLSALKVEEWNQMLDVNVRGVLHGIAAVLPDMEAQGHGQVINISSIGGLAVSPTAAVYCATKYAVRAISDGLRQETDKIRVTVVCPGVVESELADTISDDTAREAMKAFRRVALTPDAIARALAYAIEQPDDVDVSEIVVRPTASPY, from the coding sequence ATGTCGAACATCGAAAACAAGGTTGTCCTGATCACCGGTGCCAGCAGCGGTATTGGCGAAGCCGCGGCCAGGCTGATCGCCGGCAAAGGTGCCCACGTGGTCCTCGGCGCCCGCCGTACAGAGCGACTGGAAAAACTGGTCGGGGAGATCGAAGCAAATGGCGGCTCGGCAAGTGCTCGCGCCCTCGACGTCACCGATCTGCAATCCATGGAGGCCTTCGTGGCATTCGCCAAGGCGCAATATGGCAAGGTTGACGTAATCATCAATAATGCCTGGGTGATGCCGCTGTCACCTTTGTCCGCGTTGAAGGTCGAGGAGTGGAATCAAATGCTCGACGTCAACGTTCGCGGCGTGCTGCACGGTATCGCCGCCGTCCTGCCGGACATGGAAGCGCAAGGCCACGGCCAGGTCATCAATATCTCATCGATCGGCGGCCTCGCGGTGTCGCCGACAGCCGCGGTGTACTGCGCGACCAAATACGCCGTCCGGGCCATCTCTGATGGTCTGCGCCAGGAGACCGACAAAATTCGTGTCACCGTGGTCTGCCCGGGAGTCGTTGAATCGGAGCTGGCTGACACGATTTCCGACGACACGGCGCGTGAGGCCATGAAGGCCTTCCGCCGCGTAGCGCTCACGCCCGACGCCATCGCCCGCGCGCTCGCATACGCAATCGAACAGCCGGACGATGTGGACGTCAGTGAGATTGTGGTTCGGCCTACGGCGAGTCCGTATTGA